A stretch of the Duncaniella dubosii genome encodes the following:
- a CDS encoding leucine-rich repeat domain-containing protein — MKSIVLPSSIIEIEENAFACCYLEEIKLNEGLKMIGEDAFVSSNLEKITIPSSVSSIQDKAFSNCSKLREVILGNGLKLIGENAFSSCWELSKITSLNPIPPIISSNTFEYSTYRNASLFVSEEAYYDYKAAQYWSSFKQMETSGLDSIITDIDYAQPIEIYNLKGIKIGVSTNNLDAGVYIVRQGAKTRKIIVK, encoded by the coding sequence ATTAAATCCATAGTTCTCCCCTCTTCTATTATCGAAATTGAAGAGAACGCTTTCGCCTGTTGCTACCTTGAAGAAATCAAGCTGAATGAAGGGTTGAAAATGATAGGAGAAGATGCTTTTGTATCTTCCAATCTTGAGAAGATTACGATTCCATCGTCCGTCTCTTCTATTCAGGATAAGGCTTTTAGTAATTGTTCCAAACTGCGTGAAGTCATACTTGGCAATGGATTAAAACTAATTGGTGAGAACGCATTTTCTTCATGCTGGGAGCTATCGAAGATTACATCACTAAACCCAATCCCCCCAATCATCTCATCAAACACTTTTGAATATTCTACATATCGAAACGCTTCATTGTTTGTTTCGGAAGAAGCATACTATGACTATAAAGCGGCCCAATACTGGTCTTCGTTCAAGCAGATGGAGACTTCTGGTCTTGACAGCATAATTACGGATATTGACTATGCACAGCCCATCGAGATATATAACCTTAAGGGTATAAAAATCGGTGTTTCAACAAACAATCTTGACGCAGGTGTATATATAGTCCGTCAAGGAGCAAAAACCCGTAAGATAATTGTTAAATAG
- a CDS encoding IS110 family RNA-guided transposase — MVQSNKKDFSGQNISIGIDVHLRTWSVTVLTPSGFMRTHTQKASAKELFEHLNKHYPNGSYHAAYETGFSGFSTYYALTELGIKCTVVHAADVPTTQKEKVSKSDPVDSKKLAKALMRGELGSVYIHSKDSLDDRALVRHRATIVKLSGGIKSRIKHLLYNNGVEYPEEYFRSNRHWTRSFITWLQNDVRLLSDTRVSLDLLIAEVLHYRERLLDVNRRLRSLARSDRYAEKYGILMSVPGIGSTIAMSLLTEIDDIGRFSNQRQFASFLGLVPMMSSSGDKEYVGEKTFRGNKFLGPKIVEASWIAIRHDAELSAKFGALCTRGMKSQEAIIRIARKLSNIIFSVLKSNRRYECR, encoded by the coding sequence ATGGTACAAAGTAACAAAAAAGATTTCAGCGGACAAAATATCTCTATTGGTATCGACGTCCATCTGAGAACATGGAGTGTCACGGTGCTCACCCCCTCTGGTTTTATGCGCACTCATACTCAAAAGGCTTCGGCCAAAGAGCTCTTTGAACATTTGAACAAGCATTATCCTAACGGTAGCTACCATGCAGCCTACGAGACGGGGTTTTCGGGCTTCTCGACCTATTATGCCCTGACTGAGCTTGGTATAAAATGCACCGTGGTACATGCGGCTGACGTTCCGACCACCCAGAAGGAAAAGGTCTCGAAGTCAGACCCGGTGGATTCAAAAAAGCTGGCCAAAGCCCTTATGCGCGGTGAGCTCGGCAGTGTGTACATTCACTCGAAGGACAGCCTCGATGACCGTGCGCTGGTACGCCACCGCGCCACTATTGTGAAGCTTTCCGGCGGCATAAAATCCAGAATCAAGCATCTGCTGTACAACAACGGCGTGGAGTACCCCGAAGAATATTTCCGAAGCAACCGCCACTGGACAAGAAGTTTCATAACGTGGTTGCAGAATGACGTGCGGTTGCTCTCCGACACACGGGTCTCGCTTGACCTGCTCATTGCCGAGGTACTCCATTACAGGGAACGCCTCCTTGATGTGAACCGCAGATTGCGCTCGCTGGCGCGCAGCGACAGGTATGCCGAGAAATACGGCATCCTGATGTCGGTTCCAGGCATTGGTTCGACAATTGCCATGAGCCTGCTTACCGAGATTGACGACATCGGTCGCTTCAGTAACCAGCGCCAGTTCGCATCGTTCCTCGGACTCGTGCCGATGATGTCGTCAAGCGGCGACAAGGAATACGTCGGTGAGAAGACTTTCCGGGGAAACAAATTCCTCGGTCCAAAAATAGTCGAGGCCTCATGGATAGCCATACGGCACGACGCGGAACTCTCCGCAAAGTTCGGCGCATTGTGCACCCGCGGAATGAAGTCGCAGGAAGCCATAATCCGGATAGCCCGCAAGCTCTCCAACATAATATTTTCCGTACTGAAATCAAACCGCAGATATGAATGCCGTTAG
- a CDS encoding leucine-rich repeat domain-containing protein, translated as MKFKIRAILSLLCIATISQTALAFRDGQFEYYPISETEVSLYGYYPNNNTSPIDSLVIPETAVDSVNPTMVKSYTVTIIEGRFGGVMPNLQSLTIPNTITTIGPLCFEGCRILTSVKIGFGISSIGDYAFANCPIIDLNIDAIIPPKINSWPPFSNYIFPICELTIPTEAIKNYKENTYWSNFFKYPKIDDIKYIIDFEKNTASAIGYLGNKEEINVLSFPSTITHDSVDYSVTEINFLSGDMPNLTELSIPSSVTKIGNRAFSNCPSLKDITWSDNLNSIGSNAFYRCSSITDIKFPDSLKTIGSNAFSNCEALQNISFGSSIEKIGSQCFYGCPNIKQITLTATTPPSATNAFSRNTCVDARLNIPEENAYKESESWKDFWIIERDNDIYYELDKDKATAKVTYMCAGGDENYEGLSSVEIAESITHDNVTYTVTKIGKDAFSNESYPISSLLCCIPKFSLRFRKD; from the coding sequence ATGAAATTTAAAATTAGGGCTATTTTATCATTGCTATGTATTGCTACAATCAGCCAGACAGCATTGGCCTTTAGAGATGGCCAATTTGAGTATTATCCTATCTCAGAAACTGAAGTAAGTTTATACGGATACTATCCCAACAACAACACCTCGCCCATTGATTCACTTGTGATTCCTGAAACTGCTGTTGATTCTGTTAACCCTACAATGGTTAAATCATATACAGTAACCATAATTGAGGGCCGGTTTGGAGGAGTAATGCCCAATTTGCAATCACTAACCATACCTAACACAATAACAACAATAGGCCCTCTTTGTTTTGAAGGCTGTCGAATACTAACCAGTGTGAAAATTGGCTTCGGTATATCTTCAATTGGAGACTATGCATTCGCTAATTGCCCTATAATCGATTTAAATATTGATGCCATTATTCCACCAAAGATAAATTCGTGGCCACCCTTTTCAAATTATATTTTTCCAATATGTGAACTCACAATACCCACCGAGGCAATTAAAAACTATAAAGAAAACACATATTGGAGTAATTTCTTTAAATATCCTAAGATTGATGATATCAAATATATTATCGATTTTGAAAAAAATACAGCGTCTGCCATTGGTTACCTTGGTAACAAAGAAGAAATAAATGTTCTTTCTTTCCCATCAACAATCACTCATGACAGTGTGGATTATAGTGTCACTGAGATAAATTTCTTATCAGGAGATATGCCAAACCTTACTGAGTTATCAATACCATCTTCCGTAACAAAAATAGGGAATAGAGCTTTCTCCAATTGTCCTTCGTTAAAAGATATAACATGGTCAGATAATCTTAACTCAATCGGATCAAACGCCTTTTATCGATGCTCATCTATCACAGACATAAAGTTCCCGGATAGTCTTAAAACAATCGGCAGCAATGCATTTTCAAATTGTGAAGCTCTGCAAAACATTTCATTTGGTTCTTCAATTGAAAAAATCGGATCGCAATGCTTTTATGGTTGTCCCAATATCAAACAGATAACATTAACTGCCACAACTCCCCCCTCAGCAACCAACGCATTCTCAAGAAATACATGCGTAGATGCTCGCTTGAATATTCCTGAAGAAAACGCATATAAAGAATCTGAAAGCTGGAAAGATTTCTGGATTATTGAAAGGGATAACGATATATACTATGAGTTAGACAAGGACAAGGCAACAGCCAAGGTTACATATATGTGCGCCGGAGGTGATGAAAATTATGAAGGATTAAGTTCAGTCGAGATTGCCGAATCAATCACCCATGACAATGTTACATATACCGTCACAAAAATCGGCAAAGATGCTTTTTCCAATGAATCCTATCCAATTTCCTCCCTTCTATGTTGTATTCCAAAATTCTCGTTGAGATTTAGAAAAGATTAA
- a CDS encoding S9 family peptidase — MNLNHIMATILTAGSLAACSTGGEKEAQIIDKPDFKSTTGIFDIDALEALGRVSAVSVSPDTRKVLFGISYESLEQNRSNNDLYVMDPDGSNLERITRTPKSEGNFVWINQGKQIAFTYADADGKSQLWVMNADGSDRKQVTSLEKGIEGFLFSPDEKKIVLISTIKFAREAKDLYPDLPEATGRVIDDMMYKHWDQWVTEIPHPFICDFDGSSVSNVEDIMSDEPMYEAPMRPFGGSESFAWSPDSKSLIYVSRKKTGRDYAVSTNSDLYLYSIADKSTRNLTEGMMGYDTAPAYSPDGKYVAWLSMERDGYEADKNRIFILDTATGEKSDLTTDWDYTADAIAWNPDGKSLYFLAAKDGNVPVFSIDIASKEVKVVADGECDYAGLAPLDAESIVTLRHSMLAPNEVCIAKAGEVKQISNVNTELLASLKMPRVERNMVKTTDGKQMLVWAVYPQDFDSTKTYPALLYCQGGPQSAVSQFWSYRWNLALMASNGYIVIAPNRRGLPGFGTEWNAQISGDYPGQNMRDYLAAVDFMKERPYVDNSRIGCTGASYGGFSTYWLAGNHEKRFAAFLAHAGIFNIEAQYLETEEMWFANWDMGGGADKAPADVTTAPDYGAFWKKDNATAQRTFAMSPHKFVDKWDTPIMISHGEFDYRILSSQGEMAFNAAKLRGIPAEMVIFPDENHWILKPQNAVMWQRLFFRWFDKWLKPQSAQTEEKQS; from the coding sequence ATGAATCTAAACCACATCATGGCAACAATCCTTACGGCAGGCTCACTTGCAGCCTGCTCGACAGGGGGCGAAAAAGAGGCGCAGATCATCGACAAGCCCGATTTCAAATCGACAACCGGCATTTTCGACATCGACGCTCTCGAAGCCCTCGGCCGTGTCTCGGCCGTAAGCGTTTCGCCCGACACCCGCAAGGTGCTTTTCGGCATTTCCTATGAAAGCCTTGAGCAGAACCGTTCAAACAATGACCTCTATGTCATGGATCCCGACGGCTCGAACCTTGAACGCATCACACGTACACCCAAATCAGAGGGCAATTTCGTGTGGATCAATCAGGGCAAGCAGATCGCTTTCACCTATGCCGATGCCGACGGCAAAAGCCAGCTTTGGGTCATGAACGCCGACGGAAGCGACCGCAAACAGGTGACATCTCTTGAAAAAGGTATCGAAGGCTTCCTCTTCTCTCCCGACGAAAAGAAAATCGTCCTCATCTCCACTATCAAGTTCGCCCGCGAAGCCAAGGATCTTTATCCCGACCTTCCTGAAGCAACCGGCCGTGTCATTGACGACATGATGTATAAGCACTGGGATCAATGGGTGACTGAAATCCCCCATCCTTTCATCTGTGACTTCGACGGCAGCAGCGTCAGCAATGTAGAAGACATCATGTCGGACGAACCTATGTATGAAGCACCCATGCGTCCGTTCGGAGGTTCGGAATCGTTCGCATGGTCACCCGACAGCAAGTCGCTTATCTATGTATCACGCAAGAAAACAGGACGCGACTATGCCGTATCGACCAACTCAGATCTCTATCTATATTCTATCGCAGACAAGAGCACCCGCAATCTCACCGAAGGCATGATGGGCTACGACACAGCTCCCGCCTATTCACCCGACGGCAAATATGTGGCTTGGCTTTCGATGGAACGTGACGGCTATGAGGCTGACAAGAACCGCATCTTCATCCTCGACACCGCCACCGGTGAAAAATCAGACCTTACGACTGACTGGGATTACACAGCCGACGCAATCGCATGGAATCCCGATGGGAAGTCACTCTATTTCCTCGCCGCAAAAGACGGAAATGTCCCTGTGTTCTCAATTGATATCGCAAGCAAGGAAGTCAAGGTAGTAGCCGACGGCGAATGTGACTACGCAGGTCTCGCGCCTCTCGACGCAGAAAGCATCGTGACCCTCCGCCACTCAATGCTCGCACCCAACGAGGTCTGCATAGCAAAGGCCGGAGAAGTTAAACAGATTTCAAACGTCAACACCGAGCTTCTTGCCTCGCTCAAGATGCCCCGTGTCGAGCGCAACATGGTCAAGACCACCGACGGCAAACAAATGCTTGTCTGGGCTGTATATCCTCAGGATTTCGACTCGACCAAAACATATCCGGCTCTTCTCTATTGTCAGGGCGGTCCGCAGAGCGCCGTCAGCCAATTCTGGAGCTATCGCTGGAATCTTGCGCTCATGGCCTCAAACGGCTATATAGTCATCGCTCCCAACCGTCGCGGTCTCCCCGGTTTCGGAACTGAATGGAACGCCCAGATTTCAGGCGACTATCCCGGACAGAACATGCGTGACTATCTGGCGGCAGTCGACTTCATGAAAGAACGCCCCTACGTCGACAACTCGCGCATCGGCTGCACAGGTGCAAGCTATGGCGGATTCTCGACCTACTGGCTTGCCGGAAACCACGAGAAGCGTTTTGCCGCATTCCTCGCTCATGCGGGCATCTTCAACATCGAGGCTCAGTATCTTGAAACAGAAGAAATGTGGTTTGCCAACTGGGACATGGGCGGCGGTGCAGACAAAGCTCCTGCCGACGTGACCACAGCTCCCGACTACGGTGCATTCTGGAAAAAAGACAATGCGACAGCCCAGCGCACGTTCGCAATGTCGCCCCATAAATTTGTTGACAAATGGGATACTCCCATCATGATTTCACATGGTGAATTCGACTACCGCATCCTGTCGTCACAGGGAGAAATGGCATTCAATGCAGCCAAACTCCGTGGCATACCTGCTGAAATGGTTATCTTCCCCGACGAAAACCACTGGATTCTCAAACCGCAGAACGCAGTGATGTGGCAGCGCTTATTCTTCCGCTGGTTCGACAAATGGCTGAAACCACAGTCAGCCCAGACAGAAGAAAAACAGTCCTGA
- a CDS encoding ribose-phosphate pyrophosphokinase, which yields MIDSLPPIKVFSGTKSHYMAEEICRDLGCELGKMNIQYFADGEFEVSFEESIRGCEVYLVQSTFPNTDNLMELLLMIDAAKRASAASIIAVMPYFGWARQDRKDKPRVSIAAKLVADLLTTAGVDRVITMDLHADQIQGFFDIPVDHLYASSVFIPYIQSLKLENLVIASPDVGGAKRANSYAKYLNVPLVLCHKQRAKANVVAQMTVIGDVKDKDVVLVDDMVDTAGTITKAADLMMSSGARSVRALCSHAIMSDPASERVDNCSLTEMMFTNSIPFNKNCKKATILSVARLFADTIRRVHTHESISSQYLIK from the coding sequence ATGATTGATTCCCTTCCACCAATCAAAGTTTTCTCCGGGACAAAATCTCACTACATGGCAGAAGAAATCTGCCGCGATTTAGGCTGCGAACTCGGCAAAATGAACATCCAGTATTTTGCTGACGGCGAGTTTGAAGTATCGTTCGAGGAATCCATCCGCGGATGCGAGGTCTACCTCGTACAGTCGACATTCCCCAACACCGACAACCTCATGGAGCTTCTTCTGATGATTGATGCGGCAAAGCGTGCGTCGGCAGCCTCAATTATCGCTGTCATGCCCTACTTCGGCTGGGCCCGTCAGGACCGCAAAGACAAGCCACGCGTATCGATTGCCGCCAAGCTTGTAGCCGACCTGCTCACAACAGCCGGAGTTGACCGCGTGATCACCATGGACCTTCATGCCGACCAGATCCAAGGCTTCTTTGACATTCCCGTCGACCACCTCTACGCCTCGTCGGTCTTCATCCCCTACATCCAGTCGCTGAAGCTTGAGAACCTTGTAATCGCATCGCCTGATGTCGGAGGAGCAAAACGTGCCAACAGCTATGCCAAATACCTGAATGTGCCTCTCGTGCTCTGCCACAAGCAGCGTGCCAAGGCCAACGTCGTGGCCCAGATGACTGTCATCGGCGACGTAAAGGACAAGGACGTGGTGCTCGTCGACGACATGGTCGACACAGCGGGAACCATCACCAAGGCAGCCGACCTCATGATGTCGAGTGGCGCCCGCTCTGTGCGCGCACTCTGCTCACACGCAATCATGTCAGACCCCGCATCTGAACGCGTCGACAACTGCTCGCTGACTGAAATGATGTTCACCAACTCCATTCCGTTCAACAAGAACTGCAAGAAAGCCACCATCCTTTCAGTCGCACGTCTTTTCGCTGACACCATACGTCGCGTACACACCCACGAGTCTATCTCGTCGCAATATCTCATCAAATAA
- a CDS encoding putative transporter — protein MEWLFDLIGPGHTELASTLVLYSFVIAAGIFLGKLKIGGISLGVTFVLFVGIIMGHFGYIVNPEVLKFVREFGLILFIFAIGIQVGPGFFSSFKKGGVLLNGLAVLIIVLNVSIVLAIFYIDGNTEISALVGVMSGAVTNTPGLAAAQQTAGTTEAINIMAMGYAAAYPLGVIGIILSMLIVKAVFKIRTEDEIKAIEDEIESSQQKPRIVSFEVTNKLIDGKTLYDLHQILHCDFVVSRLMGADGKVIIPTSKTELHVGDKIFVVLGPNDEMKFKGVIGHEIEMDWEEVQSQVYSRRIVVTQSKYNGVPLGDLRLHTAYSLNCTRVNRAGVDLLASPGLRLQMGDRLVVVGDLNDIERLSVRLGNSMKRLNQPNLITIFVGILFGIIVGSINVGFGMKLGLAGGPLVVAILLSRFGYKFKLVTYTSSSASLLMRELGICLFLASVGISSGRGFADTVFNTTGMWWVIWGFIITFVPLLVVGCIARGVYKINFLTIMGLVSGGCTDPPALAYANNSTGSDAPAVAYSTVYPLTMFLRVVAAQALILCFF, from the coding sequence ATGGAATGGTTATTTGACCTTATCGGGCCGGGACATACGGAGCTCGCAAGTACGCTTGTGCTCTACTCCTTTGTCATCGCAGCCGGCATCTTCCTCGGGAAGCTAAAGATTGGAGGCATCTCGCTCGGGGTGACTTTCGTGCTTTTCGTCGGAATCATCATGGGCCACTTCGGCTACATAGTCAATCCCGAAGTACTGAAATTCGTCCGCGAGTTCGGTTTGATCCTGTTCATCTTCGCTATCGGTATTCAGGTCGGTCCGGGTTTCTTCTCGTCATTTAAGAAAGGTGGCGTCTTGCTCAACGGACTCGCAGTGCTGATTATCGTGCTCAACGTGTCCATCGTGCTTGCAATTTTCTACATCGACGGCAACACAGAGATTTCAGCGCTCGTCGGTGTCATGTCAGGTGCGGTGACCAACACCCCCGGTCTTGCAGCAGCCCAGCAGACAGCAGGCACAACCGAAGCCATCAACATCATGGCTATGGGTTATGCAGCCGCCTATCCCCTCGGCGTAATCGGCATCATCCTTTCAATGCTCATTGTCAAGGCAGTCTTTAAAATCCGTACTGAAGATGAAATCAAAGCAATCGAAGACGAGATTGAAAGCTCACAGCAGAAACCGCGGATTGTCTCCTTTGAGGTCACCAACAAACTCATTGACGGCAAGACACTCTATGATCTCCATCAGATACTTCACTGCGACTTCGTCGTGTCGCGTCTCATGGGAGCTGACGGTAAGGTCATAATCCCGACATCAAAAACCGAGCTGCATGTAGGCGACAAGATTTTTGTAGTCCTAGGCCCGAACGACGAAATGAAGTTCAAGGGCGTGATCGGCCATGAAATCGAAATGGACTGGGAAGAAGTCCAGAGTCAGGTCTACTCGCGCCGCATCGTCGTCACACAGAGCAAATACAACGGCGTTCCCCTCGGCGACCTCCGCCTGCATACGGCATACTCTCTTAACTGCACACGTGTCAACCGTGCAGGTGTCGACCTTCTCGCCTCGCCCGGTCTCCGTCTGCAGATGGGCGACCGCCTCGTGGTCGTAGGCGACCTCAACGACATCGAGCGTCTTTCAGTGCGCCTCGGCAACTCGATGAAGCGTCTCAACCAGCCCAACCTCATCACCATCTTTGTCGGCATCCTCTTCGGTATCATCGTAGGCTCGATCAACGTCGGCTTCGGCATGAAGCTCGGACTTGCCGGCGGCCCGCTCGTCGTGGCAATCCTTCTCAGCCGCTTCGGCTACAAGTTCAAGCTTGTCACCTATACATCTTCGTCAGCATCACTGTTGATGCGCGAGCTTGGTATATGCCTCTTCCTTGCATCCGTCGGCATCTCTTCAGGCCGTGGATTCGCCGACACCGTGTTCAACACCACCGGTATGTGGTGGGTCATCTGGGGATTCATAATCACTTTCGTACCCCTTCTCGTGGTCGGATGTATCGCACGAGGAGTCTACAAAATCAATTTCCTCACCATCATGGGTCTTGTTTCGGGTGGCTGCACCGATCCTCCGGCACTTGCCTACGCCAACAACTCGACAGGTTCTGACGCACCGGCCGTTGCCTATTCGACAGTCTATCCTCTCACCATGTTCCTCCGTGTGGTAGCCGCTCAGGCACTCATACTCTGCTTCTTCTAA
- a CDS encoding DKNYY domain-containing protein codes for MKKIDLLMIILFLGTSAWVLHTHKGYDEVNDTAQWRPLNDMDREGWFLRVGDSIYGTTVEDINCCIKYTKPLKKIDARSFVVSKDCKYAKDKNHVYFPISAICEDWWEADSEGCADIDYIKQYLVVGADPKTFKYLYNTYGIDKHYMYCWEKGFLGMIKSSSAQNKEVYNLNQNLTDINWGRWHCRKTAENSYLCTLKANTAAHIFYKSCRQKRDRIHPTVTLNTDRPPIFFVFCPYLNTFYPKLFG; via the coding sequence ATGAAAAAAATAGACTTATTAATGATAATCCTATTTCTGGGAACATCTGCATGGGTGTTACATACCCATAAAGGATATGACGAGGTGAACGATACAGCTCAGTGGCGTCCGCTTAATGACATGGATCGCGAAGGCTGGTTTCTCAGGGTTGGTGATTCAATATACGGCACGACAGTCGAAGACATAAATTGCTGTATAAAATATACTAAACCTTTGAAAAAAATAGATGCGAGGTCTTTTGTCGTCTCAAAGGATTGCAAATATGCCAAGGACAAAAACCATGTATATTTCCCTATATCAGCCATTTGCGAAGACTGGTGGGAAGCTGATAGCGAGGGGTGCGCAGATATTGACTATATCAAACAATATCTGGTGGTAGGTGCGGACCCCAAGACATTCAAATATCTTTATAATACATACGGAATTGATAAGCATTATATGTATTGCTGGGAGAAAGGATTCCTTGGGATGATAAAATCATCCTCCGCGCAAAACAAAGAAGTTTATAATTTAAATCAAAATTTAACAGATATAAATTGGGGGCGGTGGCATTGTAGAAAAACGGCTGAAAATTCCTACCTTTGCACTCTCAAAGCGAATACTGCTGCGCACATCTTTTACAAAAGCTGTCGCCAGAAAAGAGACAGAATTCACCCGACCGTGACCCTCAATACAGATAGGCCACCAATATTTTTCGTTTTTTGTCCTTACCTCAATACATTTTATCCGAAATTATTTGGCTGA